Proteins encoded in a region of the Flammeovirga yaeyamensis genome:
- a CDS encoding porin family protein translates to MHHIYRNIICSFFLLLLSHQLVEAQKNLLDPPRIAVGLKGGYYSSAVGFTTEPISQSPVLAPTYGFLFKYNAEKFFGLQVELNHITAGWGEFNQEDFTETVYERKLNYISLPMLTNIYLGKKNFQFVILVGPQFDYMIGESKEVITTLDNQRYDYYDRAANPFVVSIAGGAGVNILTKYGHFQIEGRFSASMTDVLKADSRSSTNRSVSTIGGLTFSYILPISGWKAKPSDDNTSEAPSKSNDNWEIRNDQ, encoded by the coding sequence ATGCATCACATATATCGAAATATAATATGTTCTTTCTTTTTACTGCTATTATCACATCAGTTGGTAGAAGCACAAAAGAATTTATTGGATCCTCCTAGAATAGCTGTTGGACTAAAAGGTGGATATTATTCTTCTGCAGTGGGTTTTACCACAGAACCCATTAGTCAGAGTCCTGTATTAGCTCCAACTTATGGTTTTCTATTTAAATACAATGCTGAAAAATTCTTTGGTCTTCAGGTAGAACTAAATCACATTACTGCAGGTTGGGGAGAGTTTAATCAAGAAGATTTTACAGAGACAGTGTACGAAAGAAAACTCAACTATATCTCTCTTCCAATGTTGACCAACATTTATTTAGGTAAAAAGAACTTTCAGTTCGTCATATTAGTTGGGCCACAATTCGATTATATGATTGGAGAATCCAAGGAGGTAATAACTACTCTTGATAACCAACGGTATGATTATTACGATAGAGCAGCGAATCCATTTGTAGTTTCTATAGCCGGAGGTGCAGGGGTTAATATTCTCACCAAGTATGGACATTTTCAGATTGAGGGTCGCTTTTCTGCAAGTATGACTGATGTATTAAAAGCAGATAGTAGGTCATCCACCAATCGTTCGGTATCTACAATTGGAGGTCTAACCTTCTCTTATATTTTACCTATTAGTGGTTGGAAGGCAAAACCTTCTGATGATAATACTAGCGAAGCCCCATCAAAAAGTAATGATAATTGGGAAATAAGAAATGATCAATAA
- a CDS encoding tetratricopeptide repeat protein, with the protein MRSLLKLLLPILALQVFSQVYAQADRAAAYFVLAENNRKANKYLEAIDEYALAIRYDSTQEKYYLMKAKCQVTMKQFNNAIDTFEQGLKQFPENGFMNYQLARLYMRKDYYEQAVYYFDQSFKYLSNSNKSQRINAKNQIIMILFKEKQYNKIRPHINDVVAISDSNYIALYYSGKLYNMEQEYEHAVRDIKKALSYVPQDSKNSARFYYELGYAYYNLEEYTLLNSIIDKANYGSYKKLVAKLTPEYKYWIAVCYYQIYDFDKSSDLLFDALKQDNSNVKAHELQIKIAKVTSDKSEQIDKAEIMVQKIDEKYQKSKIFEEIASWQLSSLMLHDAIASCDSALYYDEYNYHVKYTKAVALFKLHKLDESIKVLQELVKYNGLDVKTKSKYYFTLGIAALKEKDYDVSTNAFKSAKLDKTFKIAADDVLSYLDTKKDTM; encoded by the coding sequence TCGTGCAGCTGCATATTTCGTTTTGGCAGAAAATAATAGAAAAGCAAACAAGTACTTAGAAGCAATTGATGAGTACGCATTAGCTATACGCTATGATTCTACCCAAGAGAAATATTACTTGATGAAGGCGAAGTGTCAGGTGACAATGAAGCAGTTCAATAATGCAATTGATACTTTTGAACAAGGATTAAAACAGTTTCCTGAAAACGGTTTTATGAATTATCAATTGGCACGTCTTTACATGCGTAAAGATTATTATGAACAGGCGGTTTATTACTTTGATCAATCGTTTAAGTATTTATCAAATAGTAATAAGAGTCAGAGAATAAATGCAAAGAATCAAATTATCATGATTCTTTTCAAAGAAAAACAATACAATAAGATTCGACCGCATATTAATGATGTTGTAGCGATATCAGATAGTAATTACATTGCTCTTTATTATTCTGGTAAACTGTATAACATGGAACAAGAATATGAACATGCGGTTAGAGATATTAAAAAAGCATTGTCTTATGTTCCTCAGGATAGTAAAAATTCAGCAAGATTTTATTACGAATTAGGCTATGCTTATTACAATCTAGAAGAATATACTCTATTAAATTCTATAATTGATAAGGCGAATTATGGGTCCTATAAAAAGTTAGTGGCTAAACTTACTCCTGAGTATAAATATTGGATTGCCGTATGTTATTATCAGATATATGATTTTGATAAATCAAGTGATCTTTTATTTGATGCTTTAAAACAAGATAACTCTAATGTGAAAGCACATGAGTTACAGATCAAGATAGCCAAGGTGACTTCAGATAAGTCGGAACAAATTGATAAGGCAGAAATAATGGTTCAGAAGATTGATGAAAAATATCAAAAATCAAAAATCTTTGAAGAAATCGCTTCTTGGCAACTTTCGTCTCTTATGCTTCATGATGCAATAGCTTCTTGTGACTCTGCTTTATATTATGATGAGTACAATTATCATGTAAAATATACCAAGGCGGTAGCACTGTTTAAGCTGCATAAATTAGATGAGTCAATAAAAGTATTGCAGGAACTGGTAAAATATAACGGTTTAGATGTGAAAACGAAATCGAAGTATTATTTTACGCTAGGTATCGCAGCATTAAAAGAGAAGGATTACGATGTGTCGACCAATGCATTTAAAAGTGCAAAGTTGGATAAGACATTCAAAATAGCAGCAGATGATGTTCTCAGTTATTTGGATACCAAAAAAGACACCATGTAA